The sequence ATAAAAGAAGTTGTTTCATCTCTTAGAAATATAAGAGCAGAAAAGGGAATTTCTCCTGCTAAACCTGCAAAGGTAGTTGTATCAACTTCTAATTCAGAAGAATTAGAAACTCTTGAAAAGAATGAATTATTCATTAAAAAATTAGCTAACTTAGAAGAATTAACTTGTGGAACAGACTTAGAAGCACCAAGTCAAAGTTCTTTAAGAGTGGCAGGAAATTCATCAGTATATATGATATTAACAGGACTTCTAAATAATGAGGCAGAAATTAAAAAGATTAATGAACAACTTGCTAAATTAGAAAAGGAATTAGAACCTGTAAATAGAAAATTATCTGATGAGAAGTTTACTTCAAAAGCACCTCAACATATAATAGATAGAGAGCTAAGAATACAAAAAGAATATCAAGATAAGATAAAAAAATTAAAAGAAAGTTTGAAAAGTTTTGAAGAATAAATAAAGTTAAGGGTTATTGTAAATTTGCAATAGCCCTTATTTTTTGTTTTACAAATTATAACAAGTATGGTATACTTAAATTAGTTCTATTTAGAACTAATTTAAAAGGTGAATAAAAGGACTGATATATATGCAAAGATTAGGTGGATTTCTAATAACAAAATTAAAACAATTACATAGCAGATCACTAGCACAGTGTATAAGTGAACAAGGCATAGATGCTTTTAGTGGAGAGCAAGGAAAGATTTTATTTGTACTTTGGCAAAAAGATAAAGTTACTCAAAAAGAATTAGCAAGTGAAACAGGTTTAGCTAAGAATACAATTACAGTTATGCTTGAAAAAATGGAAAAAAATAATTTAATAAGAAGAATAACAGATGAAAATGATAAAAGAAAATCATTGGTAATTTTGACAGATCATGCAAAGTCTTTAAAAAAATGCTCTGATAAAATTTCAGATGAAATGACCAAAAAGATGTATGAAGGTTTTAGTGAAGAAGAGATAGATAAATTTGAAGAATACTTACATAGAATTATCAAGAATTTTGAAGAAAAAAGGAAGGTGATAAGTGATGATAAATCAATTGATAAAATTATTGACAGAAAATTTTAAATTTTTTCTTAATTTAACAATAGAACATATTTTAATTTCATTGTTAGCTATAAGTATTGCAAGTGTATTGGGTATTATTCTAGGAATAATAATCAGCGAATATAGAAAATTTTCAGGATTAATATTGGGAACTGTTAATATACTATATACTATACCCTCAATAGCACTATTAGGATTTTTTATCACTATCACAGGAGTTGGGAATACAACAGCACTTATTGCTTTAATAATATATGCACTTTTACCAATAATAAGAAGTACATACACAGGAATTATAACTATAAATCCTTTAATTATTGAGGCATCAGAGGGAATGGGAAGTACAAAATTACAACAACTATTCAAAGTTAAAATACCATTAGCATTACCAGTTTTGATGTCAGGTATTAGAAATATGGTTACAATGACAATAGCACTTGCAGGGATAGCATCATTTGTTGGAGCAGGAGGCTTAGGAGTTGCTATTTATAGAGGAATAACAACTAATAATTCAGCTATGACTTTTCTAGGGAGTTTACTTATAGCAATCTTAGCTTTAGTTTTTGATTTTATACTGGGACTTATAGAAAAAAGATTGACTAATCATAAAAGAGTAAAATATAAAATAAACTTAAAAGTTATAATTCTA is a genomic window of Fusobacterium nucleatum containing:
- a CDS encoding MarR family winged helix-turn-helix transcriptional regulator → MQRLGGFLITKLKQLHSRSLAQCISEQGIDAFSGEQGKILFVLWQKDKVTQKELASETGLAKNTITVMLEKMEKNNLIRRITDENDKRKSLVILTDHAKSLKKCSDKISDEMTKKMYEGFSEEEIDKFEEYLHRIIKNFEEKRKVISDDKSIDKIIDRKF